From the Candidatus Peregrinibacteria bacterium genome, one window contains:
- a CDS encoding 5-(carboxyamino)imidazole ribonucleotide synthase yields MLIQSGMDWGISFHVLDNNPSAPCAHLANVFTCGDPLDFETVLNFGRTCDAVTLEFEHVNVDALEQLVAEGIPVSPSPSILRMVQDKGFQKEFYRKNGIPTAEFFLTESRNDVQNYVDFLPAFHKKRRSGYDGQGVRKIASATNIQEAFDEPSVLEKFIPAEKEISVLVARSTNGEMAHFPVVELDFHPTKHLVEFLHAPANLSEKVETEAISIARELTEKLGMVGILAVEMFVTLEGKILVNEIAPRPHNSGHHTIEGNNTSQFEQHLRAVLGLPLGSTETKYPAVMMNLLGAEGESGLAYLEGISEVLAEKNVFLHWYGKAETRPFRKMGHITILGETQKEAMEKAQILQKNLRVIARSKENR; encoded by the coding sequence ATGCTCATTCAGTCTGGCATGGACTGGGGCATTTCATTTCATGTACTCGATAACAATCCTTCTGCACCGTGCGCACATCTTGCCAATGTGTTCACGTGTGGCGATCCACTCGATTTTGAAACGGTACTCAATTTTGGGCGAACCTGCGATGCCGTGACGCTCGAATTCGAACATGTGAATGTGGATGCCTTGGAGCAACTTGTTGCGGAAGGGATTCCAGTCTCCCCTTCTCCTAGTATTCTCAGAATGGTTCAGGACAAGGGCTTTCAAAAAGAGTTTTACCGGAAAAATGGAATTCCTACAGCAGAATTTTTTCTCACAGAATCTCGAAATGATGTTCAAAATTATGTGGATTTTCTTCCGGCATTTCACAAAAAACGTCGCTCCGGCTACGACGGACAAGGTGTTCGGAAAATAGCCTCTGCCACAAATATTCAAGAGGCATTTGACGAACCAAGTGTGTTGGAAAAATTTATTCCGGCAGAAAAAGAAATTTCCGTGCTCGTGGCACGCTCCACAAATGGTGAGATGGCGCACTTTCCCGTGGTGGAACTCGATTTTCATCCCACAAAACATCTCGTAGAATTTTTGCATGCTCCGGCGAATCTTTCGGAAAAAGTGGAAACAGAAGCGATTTCTATCGCTCGGGAGCTCACAGAAAAACTGGGAATGGTGGGAATTCTTGCGGTGGAAATGTTTGTGACTCTTGAAGGAAAAATCCTCGTCAATGAAATTGCGCCACGTCCACATAACAGCGGACATCATACCATTGAAGGAAATAATACTTCTCAATTCGAACAGCATTTACGAGCAGTCCTTGGGCTTCCACTCGGTTCAACGGAAACAAAATATCCGGCAGTGATGATGAATCTCCTGGGAGCAGAGGGAGAAAGCGGTTTGGCGTATCTCGAAGGGATTTCAGAAGTTCTTGCAGAAAAAAATGTTTTTCTCCATTGGTATGGCAAAGCAGAAACTCGTCCTTTTCGCAAAATGGGGCACATCACTATTTTGGGGGAAACACAAAAAGAAGCCATGGAAAAAGCGCAGATCCTTCAAAAAAATCTTCGTGTTATTGCTCGCTCGAAAGAGAATCGGTAA
- a CDS encoding DNA starvation/stationary phase protection protein — MNTILLLKKALADTAALYSKTHSFHWNITGPRFQELHIFFETLYTTLWNEIDQIAEQIRIQGEMAPHGYGEMIASATIQEENTIPDAEKMLGILTSDLEKLLASLKAVVKSAQNEENDTLEGFLLTLMEGHEKTLWMMKSMKGA; from the coding sequence ATGAATACTATTCTTTTACTGAAAAAAGCGCTTGCTGATACTGCAGCACTCTATTCAAAAACCCATTCATTTCACTGGAACATTACTGGACCACGCTTTCAAGAGCTTCATATATTTTTTGAAACGCTCTATACAACGCTCTGGAATGAGATTGATCAAATCGCCGAGCAAATTCGCATTCAAGGAGAAATGGCTCCTCACGGATACGGAGAGATGATTGCTTCTGCCACCATACAAGAAGAAAACACTATTCCCGATGCCGAAAAAATGCTCGGCATACTCACAAGCGATTTGGAGAAATTGCTCGCAAGTCTGAAAGCCGTGGTAAAATCTGCACAGAATGAAGAAAACGACACGCTCGAAGGCTTTTTACTCACTCTCATGGAAGGACACGAAAAAACACTTTGGATGATGAAGAGCATGAAAGGTGCGTAA
- the ilvN gene encoding acetolactate synthase small subunit — protein sequence MNQHHILVALVENKSGVLNRISSLFRKRRFNIDSLNVGRTENPDVSRMTIVVDGSKTNVEQVIKQLYKIINVLKVSDVTHDETVIRETILLKIHATKSTRAEVMQFSDVFRAKAVDISPDCLIFELTSRPQKIEAFIEAMRPFGIKEMVRTGVTSMNRGKSGEIKIKEKEH from the coding sequence ATGAACCAACATCATATTCTCGTTGCCCTTGTAGAAAATAAATCTGGCGTTTTAAACCGAATTTCATCGCTTTTCCGAAAACGTCGATTTAATATCGATTCGCTCAATGTCGGGCGCACAGAAAATCCAGATGTTTCACGCATGACGATTGTTGTTGATGGTAGTAAAACGAATGTCGAACAGGTGATTAAACAACTGTATAAGATTATTAACGTACTCAAAGTTTCAGATGTCACTCATGATGAAACAGTAATTCGCGAAACCATTCTCCTCAAAATTCACGCAACCAAAAGCACGCGTGCAGAAGTGATGCAATTTTCTGATGTTTTTCGCGCCAAAGCGGTCGATATTTCTCCGGATTGTCTTATTTTTGAACTCACCAGTCGTCCACAAAAAATAGAAGCCTTTATAGAAGCCATGCGCCCTTTTGGCATAAAAGAAATGGTACGAACAGGAGTGACCTCAATGAATCGCGGAAAAAGCGGAGAGATTAAAATAAAAGAGAAAGAGCATTGA